The genomic segment TGTGATACCATGTCAACGTCAGAGAAGTGACTCTGACACTTTCAAATGGTTTTACAAGAAGAACGATCACAGTCACGAAATCAAGATCTTTGAACAAAATAAGCACGGAATGCTAATCCATTCTTCCTCTCAACCCAGAAAGAGTCTCACGTCAAAACATTCCTTGGTGATCTCTCATTTTAAGGAAGATGATCAAGGCCTGTACAGGTGTGAGAGCTGTTATCAGAACAAATGCAGCCGTGAACAGGCCACAGTCGTCAGTGTCATGTTATCTTCTTTTATTCCCCCAGAAATTCAGAATGTTATCCAGAAAACAATATATGTGACAGCCGGCAGCACTTTTACACACGAATGTCCTGGTGAATTGACAAAGTCAGACTGGAGTTTCGAGGCGAGTAACGCGACAATCTCATCAGCAAAACTGAAAACTCTGACTTCAAACAAGTCTATACGTATTAGAAATGTCACAAGAGCCGATGCTGGGAAATACACCTGCTGGACGAGCAGATGTGATGGATACAGACAGAAACTACTCACAATCAACCTGTGCATAGTAACTGgtaagaaagaaacacacacacactgtctgatgGTCAACATTAACGGGGGAAATGAGCGTCATCGGCAGCTCTgagtgagctgtgtgtgtctcctgtgcCGCTCCCTCAAATGTCTCAGCTTCTACAATATCTAAACAATGTGTGGAttgattttattcattgtttcaCGCCCTTTTCTGAAGTGTGTGTCACATCTTAAAGCGATACAATGTAGTATATCAACCTTCAAATAAGGTCTCCAAAAATATGCTGAAGTTATTGTGACCCTAAACCAGTTTGAATAACATCCTagtgttatttattataacGGCatggttaagttgtgtttccactagcatagtatcTGAAACCCgctactttttttagtacctgctaaAAACGtctgacacaaaaatcaagccgaacaatgccgaactgtagatcagttaaaaagacttaaaaatcctaaaaacgtgagttcatctccaacaattaccagggaaatgtcaaaaatcagGAAATCCAGcaaattatttttctattttcaaacTGTAcaaatttgatgaaaatggtcaTAGAAAATAATTAGCCACCAAAATGAGCTTGTGAGGACTCGTGGGgacacatgtaaacactgtgATTCTGCCCtctgtgtacatgtgcatgAATCATTTTGaagatatataaatacaattttatttttcacatataATGTCTTTAttctcaaacacaaaataaatataaatgaatccaaagacaaaaatgaaaacaaaccaaaagcaATTAGGAACCTAAAATATCAATGTATTTACATTCCTCGCGCTCAGATTTGCGGTGACCCAGACTCTTACAAAAGTAAGTGTTACAGTAAAAGTGCAAACGTGATATaacattcattacattacattacatt from the Solea senegalensis isolate Sse05_10M linkage group LG9, IFAPA_SoseM_1, whole genome shotgun sequence genome contains:
- the LOC122775130 gene encoding uncharacterized protein LOC122775130 isoform X4 encodes the protein MLIHSSSQPRKSLTSKHSLVISHFKEDDQGLYRCESCYQNKCSREQATVVSVMLSSFIPPEIQNVIQKTIYVTAGSTFTHECPGELTKSDWSFEASNATISSAKLKTLTSNKSIRIRNVTRADAGKYTCWTSRCDGYRQKLLTINLCIVTVHQREDSSISCAVICDEEFSDLKSNNMSNVDTSTWTTSLHLDVHGSLNCTGNGTQPSNRPTSPESKFLSPVVYGTSAAAACLILVIVSVLYFRTRLWAGFTECCSGSATDDRVEETHVIYSSLIIRKPVRTTSSHMADSDCVYSVPTHRD
- the LOC122775130 gene encoding uncharacterized protein LOC122775130 isoform X3, producing MDERSERVRPPINKNRTLSVSYSESVVSTNSGNFTAPLTRRWIRACVKLRSFGIRQMLEHIYQLDVLPGCRAVIPCQRQRSDSDTFKWFYKKNDHSHEIKIFEQNKHGMLIHSSSQPRKSLTSKHSLVISHFKEDDQGLYRCESCYQNKCSREQATVVSVMLSSFIPPEIQNVIQKTIYVTAGSTFTHECPGELTKSDWSFEASNATISSAKLKTLTSNKSIRIRNVTRADAGKYTCWTSRCDGYRQKLLTINLCIVTVHQREDSSISCAVICDEEFSDLKSNNMSNVDTSTWTTSLHLDVHGSLNCTGNGTQPSNRPTSPESKFLSPVVYGTSAAAACLILVIVSVLYFRTRFH